The Quercus robur chromosome 7, dhQueRobu3.1, whole genome shotgun sequence genome has a segment encoding these proteins:
- the LOC126691634 gene encoding uncharacterized protein LOC126691634 gives MMLIVKSIFRCVQLCCGQYMTILDLVTYPGGGQRVIILVTVQSTETPLEANPPVQSSSSGEATDTLTSTTGSTSRNTRGTTRGVAVRALVEKSGKLPVRIAAEYDAPVGKNACKLVNQIGVQVRSNLSSYNVKNWKSVDAATKDVVLQSIEDQFELEGDSNLVTKAINTKCGRLLSSGSNKLYQTYKKLVQSHGADYAKTHPPKNATLAQWTGLIEGRWTNKDWLEKSRINSENRSKTSGKHRCGTKALAVRVDEETNNNDGQVPELAKIYKDVHFNPNTNRWIQPEDEATYETILKVQEDHCQDPNAIPLTQEEISNLVFKKKSGIVKGLGMRPSSSLVTTASSNSSVEYIHRLESEIIELKEARARDEEERAKEQEARAKQDEVQNNILNFLRSKGYDDAFTYGGGSSSS, from the exons ATGATGCTTATAGTAAAGAGCATTTTCAGATGCGTGCAACTTTGTTGTGGACAATACATGACTATCCTGGATTTGGTAACGTATCCGGGTGGAGGACAAAGGGTTATCATTCTTGTTACGGTTCAATCTACGGAAACACCTCTTGAAGCAAATCCTCCCGTCCAAAGTTCTTCTAGTGGAGAGGCTACCGACACATTAACTAGCACGACTG gATCTACTAGCAGAAATACCCGTGGAACAACACGTGGTGTAGCAGTACGGGCACTTGTTGAAAAAAGTGGTAAACTGCCAGTACGTATAGCTGCAGAGTATGATGCTCCTGTTGGGAAGAATGCGTGCAAGCTTGTCAATCAAATTGGTGTACAAGTACGAAGTAATTTGTCAAGTTATAACgtaaaaaattggaaaagtgtTGATGCTGCTACTAAAGATGTGGTGCTTCAAAGTATCGAg GATCAGTTTGAGCTAGAAGGTGATTCCAACTTAGTAACGAAAGCAATAAATACAAAATGTGGAAGATTATTGAGTAGCGGCTCTAACAAGTTGTATCAGACTTATAAAAAGCTCGTACAATCTCATGGTGCTGACTATGCAAAAACCCATCCGCCAAAGAATGCCACACTTGCGCAGTGGACTGGACTCATTGAAGGGAGATGGACCAATAAGGATTGGCTG GAAAAATCAAGAATTAACTCTGAAAATAGGAGCAAAACTTCAGGCAAACATAGATGCGGGACAAAGGCACTTGCTGTTAGGGTTGATGAGGAG ACAAATAATAATGACGGTCAAGTTCCTGAATTGGCAAAAATCTACAAAGatgttcatttcaatccaaatacaaatagGTGGATACAGCCTGAGGATGAAGCGACATAT GAAACTATTCTTAAAGTGCAAGAGGATCATTGTCAAGATCCTAATGCAATTCCCCTTACACAAGAGGAGATCTCAAATTTGGTTTTTAAGAAGAAATCCGGTATTGTAAAAGGACTTGGCATGAGACCTTCCTCTTCTCTAGTAACCACTGCCTCATCTAATTCCTCGGTGGAGTATATTCATCGGTTAGAAAGTGAGATAATTGAGCTCAAAGAGGCAAGAGCCAGGGACGAAGAGGAGCGAGCTAAGGAGCAAGAGGCACGAGCTAAGCAAGATGAGGTCCAAAacaatattcttaattttttgaggaGCAAGGGTTATGATGATGCTTTTACTTATGGAGGTGGTTCATCTTCAAGCTAA